The Methanobrevibacter sp. TLL-48-HuF1 genomic sequence GCGTGAGTTACTTTTAAAAGCTCTTGAATTAGAGGAGCATAATTTGGCTATTGTTAATGAGATTAAGGGTAATCCTAGTAGAGTAACTTTTTATTCAAATAAAGGGGAAGTTTTGCTTATAATATTGATTGGTGTTAATACTTCTAATGAAAGATGCCATATTCTGCCTAAAAATTTGAAAATAGTTTCTAAAGTTGAAGAACTTAATGTTTTAAGTGAAATTTTAGGTTTTGAATTAGTAGATAAAGCTGGTGAAAATTATATTCTTATTTCTAAGGAAGAAGATTTAATAGCTAAAATTAATTTTGTAAATAAATTTGGAGATAAAACTGATTTGCAAATTAATGTTAAAAAGATTTTAGATGGGGAATTATGAACTTTGACAGTCCTCTTGAATCGGTTAAAAGTGATATAGCTATTGAATTTGAAAATCAAAAGCAGGCTAAAATAATT encodes the following:
- a CDS encoding ribonucleotide-diphosphate reductase subunit beta, which gives rise to MLISTSRKPSQKTRKFCKNLAHATGSTSVNRGKSNMRELLLKALELEEHNLAIVNEIKGNPSRVTFYSNKGEVLLIILIGVNTSNERCHILPKNLKIVSKVEELNVLSEILGFELVDKAGENYILISKEEDLIAKINFVNKFGDKTDLQINVKKILDGEL